A window of Hippoglossus stenolepis isolate QCI-W04-F060 chromosome 18, HSTE1.2, whole genome shotgun sequence contains these coding sequences:
- the cdk5rap2 gene encoding CDK5 regulatory subunit-associated protein 2 isoform X2, which yields MKDRCRICGARLAGSQCRWIFSSSAQRKLQVILSHVLGWAVTRDGRGEFLCGKCVFQLEKVVQCDVNITQLQEDHNSQIQKLHAEKEHMSQCIVHIYNKNNPSLDKSVGETTHWKSPSRSSGVGSPDEGQHLGEIGRGPSGNCMRRCVSLDRIVSRGTVSGRSGFKSSRLGSGAGLDGSMKSFGLRGTRQRSKSMYFDLVQRKGILPRSGFSTSLQSLNREFSSDTSPDPPLKLKLAEAKVFSARHGGATGDPGGKVQARALLRRSSNQPSLISDLIQLLRCISKQPLTAPAGSHIPVLKRLSTGQPKPGAMRRHREAELKSLHDLTEEFDDEYTSVRVESEVSRLESVNKHLTEELKQTKNTNEKLTKTLEEIQTQYKALSGKLEQKDNELSLEEKNSLKRDKTIQGLTLVLREKEKEIAELCHEIEDRDDALAKAREAAHKAQLQKYQGAEEHQNLLMSKQTELSQLQGEHHVKVLEAQKLQRALDRKEQELADLQQAKDQLEVELEDLQQQKKKGDKALNDLNNQLKKLSGEIGERESALEQQYEELLDQTNRRVQAHEITIQRLTSTLADKEQQLQEYINMVRDFEQSKSPGGNDNVLSKLRQRLKEKEKALEQALDEKFAAIEEKDNEIHQLQLSLREKERDLDRLNNLLSHNEETINSFDSLIKEKDVELQHLVNTLKNLQRAKQDVEDNLNRSLREKDSIISQLQLSLEGKTKDMEEMAKSMLSQSQTNAHDLAEQMGQRLKVTEVMLAEAVKARERLVADNESAVEGLLATISSKDQLLKESAEHYNRMLSERTQDIQQLKRQLSDRQQELATADKQSSVRAQEDCLETANLRALLAEKDSLINKLLQHGQERDQFQAEPDRVLELRQTIQIMQEKLEERDAELYRRNGEDNVENVPLSKKTVVILKTELAQRTEALNKALKRENELKISLAELQSLLSELEGRSEGQTANIDSLTSTLKTKDEIINVLHQRLGQRGDSRGDHMHNQVIGSGVERSFPGLPQRERTMIGGDSQHEALPNLIALQQEHDALNKALRAEQQLYSSLVRTVKEQDSAQRLHALQLELTAVQLLRQQLEESIKTNEELKDDLEREIHRAKLGEGMDLTDPKEVESMRHQLEDAQRWNTSLQARLGAIQNRGGGVGGANDGGDTLSFIGDQTSYMSICVGEGQDDSLCQLSPQALKQKVLDLQDCVSRLQTVNNDLHSRLSLLEKSEHDASSKGGTDVVSPWNQQLKKTHSDRKHHPGKDKESQTDIKLGQMVSGKQFGNESMDSGLGQSREHPQSGNNTLDTGERAQKKGDVMALKSLLTDCGATSVSHLREKLLRLTSENVALRGLLKEQKSAECKEKESTDASGNSSDGQAELRQSMETLLVEVSNEKGEKNSHEVPDGETPVTTEVVVSTAGGMERPKTKGPGQPHIESGKQDVTRHGAGLKSRLPVPVRLRVETGSSSSSSRQSSRPEHLRTDALPNPHSDDVFGSDQQLHADADFSISLQQSTSTSQNSSGPAGLDNTQADSVLFTQLELLHQECQEKEALINKLSEQLADWEELHTQLQEKEQLNHQYVEALQAAESTIAYLTACSLDNQGGFGSHTSLGGGSGSVGSDAALHSRCMELQKALQDKEELNNQLIELVNMAEKAITCSNSQEKNPEIRDLCIQIDGALQQVNASANRDSLRGVSGGTNASMQEMQRHTDSLQEALWEQNRLNAELREKLRDADAAAKQGYNSNSAGQDGKRSRQIAAEKGSEEHDGAMGSSGDTSLTQDLTKAVMNCLSATESAIASLAEHCTNPGSLTSARSSQITSDLQMNLNKLQRALQEREELGESTQIKTTKSSSNCSTAAAGTKGQLTRDLHQNLCLLCKVFTDLSHRMSELQTSLKEETGHREESEAHRAVQDGKGLPPNVQAQLESLHKALREKKKACKSLEEKLATALTETTSPQTARKALEQDDKGVQVDLQDLGYETSGKSENDREESSSTDLEVGVNPSCSASSLPSLLKHEQATFSSTENLDSTSSTPYPSSPALSSAKVSLKSLQVYDEYGVSENPLQLQGQVRELKVQLENQTKLILQMQNLLRRNSLSSDLIANASDHSAVIMDQEGTQKRERCQDSSYRLVQQREKKEGENQAMKDKTSCLNVDQERERTLNKSITEQLPQTRSRSASPARLDSLVQSQARELSQLRQQIKESRGLGALQRRQLEELSNAFKELLQASKVDFYMGEVVKEQLDKSLNLLDRLEGRLDKGESHLDNEDVAALELSRSLEELQQGSHSLLSYEDMREPPDSPARIQLELDHLRLELEGDRELLQQSISVLVQQNLSLAESTREQLDLLAKELQEKNRLIQALQSQFRSQTPSSHHSSHSDLYHSDRTSSSCHSTQGGSRSPSQRHSSDWMGAAVPPVGGAQVEGLSSHRGAASRLQGLQRENGRLQEQLRGKEELNATLRTELDLHRSIISQNSPYHQKRDQGQDKQGSGPQTEAHKVDKDTAPKTSHEQHSTMNSDLLAEHLQEIRALRQRLEESIRTNDRLREQLERRLAEVEKDPAATNIFIHGNEEQGHLANEVRFLRGQNQALKEELNQGSRDKQKENEKLRESLARRSAKLEQSRKESEALRQENNRLQERLEHISQENSELQDSLHYRQEELHRLQCEVKLQRQQLSDCQHLLQSLRVELQVYEKIETDNHKHNAESSETNQEPLPVPSSGSVDLSELLTEIRHLRLQLERSIQTNTALRQRLEEQLLRGPNRSETININYLLSSPDEGGRSPGREGCDLHHSFQSYNERTNVLDEKRRARSDVDGGSFSSSSGDSCALSRLVPGHRMWANRNGRHVLGLIEDYNALRKQISDGRKLSRSMDTQLQECLHTVRQQSSDKVMEQQHLKSLSSSTNTIQHVLEEAGRLLKLVWRVSLPAGNTAGDSGNNQQDELLKNEIARLKSRLSQQERMLSGAVKRLRSTNQLKEGMERVIIDQLSLTHGVLKKARGNLETNYCTLSGLKGLSGGPDEGGSSHWPIGGTREPERRSAPVSRSTAGQHSESSDDTSLHCSF from the exons ATGAAGGACCGATGTCGTATATGTGGTGCCCGTCTGGCAGGCAGCCAGTGTCGCTGGATCTTCAGCtcatcagcacagaggaagcTACAAGTGATCTTGTCCCATGTCCTGGGCTGGGCGGTGACTCGCGATGGTCGTGGCGAGTTCCTCTGtgggaaatgtgttttccagtTGGAGAAGGTGGTACAGTGTGACGTTAACATCACCCAGCTGCAGGAGGACCACAACAGTCAGATCCAGAAGCTGCATGCGGAGAAAGAACACATGAGCCAGTGCATCGTCCACAtctacaacaaaaacaacccaAGCTTGGACAAGAGTGTTGGGGAGACCACTCACTGGAAGTCTCCATCCAGATCCTCTGGGGTGGGCAGTCCTGATGAAGGACAGCATCTTGGTGAGATTGGACGTGGTCCCTCTGGGAATTGCATGAGAAGGTGTGTGAGTCTGGACAGAATTGTTAGTAGAGGAACAGTCTCAGGGCGCTCAGGCTTCAAGAGCAGCAGGCTTGGGTCAGGGGCAGGGCTTGATGGCTCTATGAAGAGCTTTGGTCTCAGAGGAACACGCCAACGTTCAAAGAGTATGTACTTTGACCTGGTCCAACGTAAAGGCATACTACCCAGATCTGGATTCTCCACATCCCTGCAATCCTTGAATCGAGAATTTTCCTCAGACACTTCTCCAGACCCTCCACTCAAACTGAAACTCGCAGAGGCCAAGGTGTTTTCTGCCAGGCATGGTGGTGCCACTGGTGACCCAGGAGGAAAAGTCCAGGCCAGAGCACTGCTCCGGAGGTCCTCAAATCAACCATCTTTGATCTCTGACTTGATCCAGCTTTTACGCTGCATTTCCAAGCAACCGCTCACTGCCCCTGCAGGAAGCCACATCCCTGTCCTGAAGAGACTAAGTACTGGCCAACCCAAACCTGGAGCAATGCgcagacacagagaagcagaatTGAAGTCTCTTCATGATCTTACAGAGGAATTTGATGATGAATATACCTCTGTCAGGGTGgag AGTGAGGTTAGCCGATTGGAGTCTGTCAATAAACACCTGACTGAAGAgctcaaacagacaaaaaacaccAACGAGAAGCTGACAAAAACACTGGAGGAAATCCAAACTCAGTACAAG GCCCTGTCAGGGAAGTTGGAGCAGAAGGACAATGAACTCAGCTTGGAGGAGAAAAATTCTCTGAAGCGAGACAAAACAATCCAGGGGTTGACTCTGGTCctcagagaaaaggaaaaagag ATTGCAGAGCTGTGTCATGAGATTGAGGACAGGGATGACGCTCTAGCTAAGGCTAGAGAGGCAGCACATAAAGCTCAACTACAGAAATACCAG GGAGCAGAGGAACACCAAAACCTAttaatgtcaaaacaaacagagctgtCCCAACTCCAGGGGGAACACCATGTCAAAGTGCTTGAAGCACAAAAGCTACAGCGTGCCCTGGACAGAAAGGAGCAAGAGCTGGCTGACTTGCAGCAGGCAAAGGACCAACTGGAGGTAGAACTGGAGGACCTgcaacagcagaagaagaaaggagacaaAGCCCTGAAT GATCTTAACAATCAGCTGAAGAAGCTAAGCGGTGAGAttggggagagggagagtgctCTGGAGCAGCAGTACGAGGAGCTGCTGGATCAAACCAATAGAAGAGTGCAGGCCCATGAGATCACCATCCAGCGGCTCACATCCACCCTGGCTGATaaagagcagcagctacag GAGTACATAAATATGGTCAGAGACTTTGAGCAAAGCAAAAGCCCAGGAGGAAACGACAATGTGCTTTCCAAGCTGCGGCAAAGactgaaagaaaaggagaaggcTCTGGAG CAAGCGCTGGATGAGAAGTTTGCTGCCATTGAagagaaagacaatgagattcaccagctgcagctgtctctcagggagaaggaaagagacCTGGACAGGCTAAATAACTTGCTATCTCACAACGAGGAAACAATCAAT AGTTTCGATAGTCTGATTAAAGAGAAggatgtggagctgcagcatcttGTAAACACACTCAAGAACCTTCAGAGAGCCAAGCAAGATGTAGAAGATAACCTGAACAGGTCACTGAGAGAGAAGGACTCCATCATCAGCCAGCTACAGCTCTCGCTGGAGGGCAAGACAAAGGACATGGAG GAAATGGCCAAATCCATGCTAAGCCAGTCACAAACTAATGCACATGACCTTGCTGAACAGATGGGCCAGAGGTTAAAAGTCACAGAGGTTATGTTGGCTGAGGCTGTTAAAGCCAGGGAAAGGCTGGTTGCAGACAATGAGAGTGCCGTGGAAGGTCTGTTGGCTACAATCAGCAGCAAGGACCAACTTCTCAAG GAGTCTGCTGAACACTACAACCGCATGTTGTCGGAGCGTACACAAGACATTCAGCAACTGAAGAGGCAGCTTTCTGACAGGCAGCAGGAGCTTGCCACTGCTGACAAGCAAAGCTCTGTAAGAGCCCAGGAGGATTGTTTAGAGACTGCAAACCTCCGAGCACTGCTTGCTGAAAAAGACAGCCTCATCAAC AAACTTCTGCAGCATGGTCAGGAGAGAGACCAGTTTCAGGCAGAGCCGGATCGTGTGTTGGAGCTCAGACAAACTATCCAAATCATGCAGGAGAAGTTGGAAGAGAGGGATG CTGAGCTGTATAGAAGGAACGGTGAGGATAATGTGGAAAACGTTCCACTCTCCAAGAAGACAGTCGTCATCCTGAAGACGGAGCTAGCACAGAGAACTGAGGCACTGAACAAAGCCCTGAAGAGGGAGAATGAACTGAAG ATCTCATTGGCGGAGCTACAGTCTTTACTGTCTGAGCTGGAGGGTCGCAGTGAAGGTCAGACTGCTAATATTGATTCACTGACTTCCACTCTGAAGACCAAGGATGAGATTATCAAT GTTCTTCACCAGCGCCTCGGGCAGAGGGGGGACAGTCGGGGTGATCATATGCATAATCAGGTTATTGGCTCTGGCGTGGAAAGATCATTCCCTGGACTCCCACAAAGAGAGAGAACCATGATCGGTGGAGACAGCCAGCATGAG GCTTTGCCCAACCTTATAGCCCTGCAACAGGAACATGATGCTCTGAACAAAGCCCTGAGAGCTGAACAACAGCTCTACTCCAGCCTGGTCAGGACTGTAAAAGAGCAGGACAG TGCCCAGCGTCTCCACGCTCTGCAGCTGGAACTGACTGCAGTGCAGCTCCTCAGGCAGCAGCTAGAGGAGAGCATCAAAACTAATGAGGAGCTCAAGGATGACTTGGAGAGAGAGATACACAGAGCCAAACTCGGAGAAG GCATGGACCTCACTGATCCTAAAGAAGTCGAGAGCATGAGACATCAGCTCGAAGACGCACAGCGCTGGAATACCTCTCTGCAGGCTCGCTTAGGAGCAATCCAGAACCGTGGAGGAGGGGTTGGTGGGGCCAATGATGGTG GCGACACTTTGAGTTTCATTGGCGATCAGACTTCCTACATGAGTATATGTGTGGGGGAGGGGCAGGATGACAGCTTGTGTCAACTCTCTCCACAAGCGCTAAAGCAGAAG GTGCTGGACCTGCAGGATTGTGTAAGCAGACTACAGACTGTAAACAACGACTTGCACAGCCGACTGTCGCTGCTGGAGAAGTCAGAGCATGATGCTTCCAGCAAGGGGGGAACAGACGTGGTCAGCCCCTGGAATCAG CAGCTAAAGAAGACGCACAGTGACAGGAAGCATCACCCTGGTAAGGACAAAGAGAGCCAGACAGACATCAAACTAGGACAG ATGGTGTCTGGAAAACAATTTGGTAATGAGAGTATGGACAGTGGCCTCGGCCAGAGTAGAGAACATCCTCAGTCTGGCAACAACACTTTGGACACTGGAGAGAGAGCACAGAAGAAAGGAGATGTAATGGCACTAAAATCCCTGCTGACTGATTGTGGGGCTACATCAGTCTCACACCTTAG agagaagctgctcagACTGACATCAGAAAATGTGGCGCTGCGGGGTCTACTGAAGGAACAAAAATCTGCAGAGtgtaaagaaaaagagagcaCGGATGCCTCAGGGAACAGCAGTGATGGACAGGCTGAATTGAGGCAGAGTATGGAAACACTGCTTGTCGAGGTGTCAAATGAAAAGGGAGAGAAGAACTCCCATGAAGTGCCAGATGGAGAGACTCCTGTCACAACAGAGGTAGTTGTCAGCACTGCCGGGGGGATGGAGAGGCCAAAAACTAAAGGACCAGGCCAGCCACACATCGAGAGTGGAAAGCAGGATGTCACAAGGCATGGG GCTGGTCTCAAATCTCGCCTTCCTGTTCCCGTGAGACTCAGAGTGGAGACtggcagtagcagcagcagcagcaggcagtcTTCTAGACCTGAGCACCTGAGAACTGACGCACTTCCCAACCCTCATTCAGATGATGTGTTTGGGTCTGATCAGCAATTGCACGCAGACGCTGACTTCTCAATATCTCTCCAGCAAAGCACTTCCACTTCACAGAATAGCAGTGGTCCAGCAGGGTTGGACAACACCCAGGCTGACTCTGTGCTTTTCACTCAGCTGGAGCTCCTCCACCAGGAGTGTCAGGAGAAAGAAGCCCTGATCAACAAGCTCAGTGAGCAGCTTGCTGATTGGGAAGAGCTCCACACTCAGCTTCAGGAAAAGGAACAGCTTAATCACCAGTATGTTGAGGCCCTACAGGCTGCAGAATCAACTATTGCTTACCTGACCGCCTGCAGTCTGGACAACCAGGGAGGATTTGGGTCACACACCAGTTTGGGAGGAGGTTCTGGTTCTGTGGGTTCAGATGCTGCCCTCCACAGTCGATGCATGGAGCTGCAGAAAGCCCTACAGGACAAGGAGGAGCTTAACAACCAGCTTATTGAGCTCGTGAACATGGCAGAGAAAGccatcacctgctccaacagcCAGGAAAAGAATCCAGAAATCAGGGATCTTTGCATACAGATAGATGGTGCCCTACAGCAGGTAAATGCATCCGCAAACAGAGACAGCCTAAGAGGTGTTTCTGGAGGCACTAACGCCTCAATGCAGGAGATGCAACGACACACAGACTCTTTGCAGGAGGCACTTTGGGAGCAGAACAGGCTCAATGCAGAGCTGAGGGAAAAACTGAGGGATGCAGACGCTGCTGCAAAACAGGGCTACAACAGTAACAGTGCTGGCCAGGATGGTAAACGTTCAAGGCAGATAGCAGCAGAGAAGGGCTCAGAGGAACACGATGGGGCAATGGGAAGTTCTGGTGACACTAGTTTAACTCAGGATTTGACAAAAGCTGTAATGAACTGCCTTAGTGCAACTGAGTCTGCCATTGCCTCTCTAGCAGAACACTGTACAAATCCTGGATCCTTGACTTCTGCTAGATCATCACAGATCACCTCTGACCTGCAGATGAATTTAAACAAACTTCAGAGAGCCCTGCAAGAGAGGGAAGAACTGGGAGAATCCACCCAgataaaaacaaccaaatcCAGCAGCAACTGTTCCACCGCTGCAGCTGGTACAAAGGGACAACTTACCAGAGACCTCCATCAAaatctctgtctcctctgcaaGGTCTTCACTGATCTCTCTCACAGGATGTCTGAATTGCAGACTTCCTTAAAAGAAGAGACAGGCCATAGAGAGGAGAGCGAGGCCCACAGGGCAGTGCAGGATGGAAAGGGATTACCACCAAATGTTCAGGCCCAGCTAGAGTCTCTCCACAAGGCactgagagagaagaagaaagcatGTAAAAGCCTGGAGGAGAAACTAGCCACCGCTCTTACCGAGACAACCTCCCCTCAAACTGCACGGAAAG CTCTGGAGCAGGATGACAAAGGCGTGCAGGTGGATTTGCAAGACCTGGGTTACGAAACCAGTGGCAAGAGTGAGAACGATAGGGAAGAGAGCAGTAGCACAG ATCTAGAGGTTGGTGTGAACCCGAGTTGTAGTGCCTCCAGCCTGCCTTCCCTGCTGAAACACGAACAGgccaccttctcctccactgAAAACCTGGACTCAACCTCCAGCACACCGTATCCAAGTTCCCCAGCTCTCAGCTCAGCCAAG gtcagTCTGAAAAGCCTTCAGGTCTATGACGAGTACGGTGTTTCTGAAAATCCTCTCCAGCTTCAGGGACAAGTGAGAGAGCTGAAGGTCCAGCTGGAAAACCAGACCAAACTCATCCTCCAAATGCAAAACCTTCTGCGTAGGAACTCCCTCTCCAGTGACCTTATTGCCAACGCCTCTGACCACTCTGCAGTCATCATGGATCAAGAAGGGACACAGAAACGGGAGCGTTGCCAGGATAGTAGCTACAGACTTGTGCAgcaaagggagaaaaaggagggagagaaccAGGCGATGAAGGATAAAACCAGCTGTCTGAATGTGGAccaggaaagagagaggacacTGAACAAAAGCATAACCGAACAGCTGCCACAGACCCGCAGCCGCTCTGCATCACCTGCCCG ACTGGACTCCCTGGTGCAGTCACAAGCCAGGGAGCTGTCACAACTGAGGCAGCAGATCAAGGAGAGCCGGGGACTGGGAGCCCTGCAGCGCCgacagctggaggagctgagcaATGCCTTcaaggagctgctgcaggccaGCAAAGTCGACTTCTACATGGGGGAGGTGGTCAAAGAGCAGCTGGACAAGAGCCTGAATCTTCTGGACAGGCTGGAGGGACGGCTGGACAAAg GAGAGTCTCATCTGGATAATGAGGATGTGGCGGCTCTGGAACTGTCTCGCAG TCTTGAGGAGCTTCAGCAGGGATCACATTCACTGCTGTCCTATGAGGACATGAGAGAGCCTCCTGACAGCCCTGCTAGAATCCAGCTGGAGTTAGATCATCTGCGTTTGGAGCTAGAGGGCGAtagagagctgctgcagcagagcatcAGCGTCCTCGTACAACAAAACCTCAGCCTGGCTGAAAGCACCAGGGAGCAGCTGGACCT gtTGGcaaaagagctgcaggagaagaaccGTCTCATCCAGGCCCTGCAGAGCCAGTTCAGAAGCCAAACTCCCAGCAGCCACCACAGCTCTCACTCTGACCTGTACCACTCTGACAGGACCTCTTCCTCCTGCCATAGCACACAAGGTGGCAGTCGATCTCCAA GCCAGCGACACTCCTCTGATTGGATGGGAGCAGCTGTTCCACCTGTAGGTGGAGCTCAGGTGGAAGGTTTGTCCAGTCACAGGGGCGCTGCCAGCAGACTGCAGGGCCTGCAGAGGGAGAACGGGCGactgcaggagcagctgagaggCAAAGAGGAGCTCAACGCCACCCTGCGCACTGAACTGGACCTGCATCGATCAATTATTTCCCAAAACAGCCCGTACCATCAGAAACGGGATCAAGGCCAGGACAAGCAGGGGTCAGGGCCTCAGACAGAAGCTCATAAAGTCGACAAAGACACTGCCCCAAAGACTTCTCACGAGCAGCATAGCACGATGAATTCAG ACCTGCTGGCAGAACATCTGCAGGAGATTCGAGCTCTGCGACAACGTCTGGAGGAGAGCATCCGCACCAACGACCGTCTCAGGGAACAGCTGGAGAGGAGACTGGCCGAGGTGGAGAAAGACCCAG CAGCCACCAACATCTTCATCCATGGCAATGAGGAGCAGGGGCATCTGGCTAATGAAGTGCGATTTCTCAGGGGACAAAACCAAGCCCTGAAGGAAGAGCTCAACCAGGGGTCTCgag ACAAGCAGAAGGAGAACGAGAAGCTACGCGAGTCTCTCGCCAGACGGTCTGCCAAACTAGAGCAGAGCAGGAAGGAGTCTGAAGCACTGAGGCAGGAAAATAACCGACTTCAGGAGAGGCTGGAGCACATTAGCCAAGAAaactcagagctgcaggattcactgCACTACAGACAAGAGGAGCTGCAtag GTTGCAGTGTGAGGTGAAGCTCCAGAGGCAGCAGCTGTCTGACTGCCAGCATCTTCTCCAGTCACTGCGAGTGGAGCTGCAAGTTTATGAAAAAATCGAGACTGATAATCATAAACACAACG CAGAATCCAGTGAGACAAACCAGGAGCCACTTCCTGTCCCGTCCTCCGGCTCTGTGGACCTGAGCGAGCTGCTGACAGAGATCCGACACCTGCggctgcagctggagaggagCATCCAGACCAACACGGCTCTGAGGCAGagactggaggagcagctgctccGAGGACCCAACCGCTCGGAAACCATCAACATCAACTACCTGCTGTCTTCTCCAG ATGAAGGGGGCAGGTCACCAGGTCGTGAAGGCTGTGATCTTCATCACTCATTTCAGTCTTACAACGAACGTACCAATGTCCTGG ATGAGAAGCGTCGTGCTCGTTCAGATGTGGACGGCGGgtccttcagcagcagctctggtgaCTCTTGCGCTCTATCCCGTCTGGTGCCGGGTCACAGGATGTGGGCCAATCGCAACGGCCGCCACGTTTTAGGTCTGATTGAGGACTACAACGCTCTGCGGAAGCAGATCTCAGACGGCCGTAAGCTGTCGCGCAGCATGGACACACAACTGCAGGAGTGTCTGCACACAGTCAGGCAGCAGAGCTCTGACAAG GTGATGGAACAGCAGCATCTGAAGAGTTTGTCCAGCAGCACGAATACCATTCAGCATGTGTTGGAGGAGGCCGGTCGACTGCTCAAACTGGTGTGGAGAGTCTCTCTGCCAGCTGGGAACACTGCAGGGGACAGTGGCAACAACCAGCAG GACGAGCTGTTGAAAAACGAGATAGCCAGACTGAAAAGCCGGCTGTCGCAGCAGGAGAGGATGCTGAGTGGAGCCGTGAAGCGCCTCCGCAGCACCAACCAGCTCAAAGAGGGAATGGAGAGGGTCATCATCGATCAGT TGTCTCTAACTCATGGAGTGTTGAAGAAAGCCAGGGGAAACTTAGAG ACAAATTACTGTACCCTCTCTGGCCTGAAGGGCCTGTCTGGAGGACCAGACGAAG GAGGTTCCAGTCACTGGCCAATAGGAGGCACTAGAGAGCCTGAGCGGAGGAGTGCACCGGTTTCCAGAAGCACTGCAGGCCAACACTCGGAGTCCTCAGATGATACCTCTCTGCACTGCAGCTTCTAA